The genomic region TCTCGACGACCGCCGTGCGCAGCGCCGCGCTGTTCTCGCCGATCCCGCCGGTGAAGACCACCGCATCGAGCCTGCCCAGCGTCGCTGCGTAGGCACCCACATACTTCACCAGCCGGTGCACCACCACGTCGAAGGCGAGCTGCGCCACCGGATCACCGGCGTCGACGCGGTCCTGCAACTCGCGGAAGTCGTTGTCCCCCACCAGCCCTCGAAGGCCGGACTGCTGATTGAGGGCGGTGTCGATCTGCTCGGCGGACAGGCCGGCGACCCGGGCGAGATGGCCGGCGATTGCCGGATCGATGTCGCCGGATCGACTACCCATCACCAGTCCCTCCAGCGGCGTGAGACCCATCGACGTCTCGACGCTGCGTCCGGAGTCGACGGCGCAGGCGCTCGCGCCGTTGCCCAGGTGCAGCACCACCATCCGGGCATCCGCCCGGCCGAGCAGCGCAGCCGCCCGTCCCGAGGCCCAGCGGTGGGAGGTGCCGTGGAAACCGTAGCGCCGCACCGCATACTCCTCCCGCCACTGCTGCGGCACGGCGTAGGTGTGGGCGGCAGGCGGGATCGTACCGTGGAACGCGGTGTCGAAGACGGCGACCTGGGGCAGATCAGGGAACAATGCTGCGGCGGCATCGATCCCGGCCAGGTTCGCCGGCTGGTGCAGGGGTGCGAGCGGAACCAACTGCTCGATCTCCGTGCGGACGCCGGCGTCGACGAGGGTGGCCGCCGAGAAGCGGGTGCCGCCGTGCACCACCCGGTGGCCGACCGCGATCGGCGGCTGCTTCGCCAGATCAGGGCCGTGCGCCGCGAAGCCGTCCACCATCGCGGCGAACGCGGCGGTCGCGTCCGGAATCCGCGATTCGCTACGGGTGGTGCCGCCGGGTCCGGTGTGTCGTAGCTCCGAGACTGGCCCGCCGATCCGCTCGATCAGTCCCGACCCGCGGACGATTCCCGAGACCGGTTGCACCAGTTGGTATTTGAGCGACGATGAGCCGGCATTGATCACCAGCACCGCTGCGAAATCATCTGTCATCGTGAAGTCTCCGCGATCTTCCCGGCCGCACCCTGGACCGCGGTGATGGCCACCGTGTTGACGATGTCCCGCACCGTTGCACCTCGCGACAGGTCGTTGATCGGTCGACGCAGCCCCTGCAGCACCGGCCCGATCGCGACCGCGCCGGCACTGCGCTGGACGGCTTTGTAGGTGTTGTTGCCGGTGTTCAGGTCTGGGAAGATCAGCACGGTGGCCCGGCCGGCGACCGGATTGTCGGCCCCGACCTTCGATGCTCCGATCTCGGGGTCGACAGCGGCGTCGTACTGGATCGGTCCCTCGACCAGCAGGCCGGGGCGGCGGGCGCGCACGAGATCCGTTGCTACGCGGACCTTGTCGACCTCCGCGCCGCTACCGGACGAGCCCGTCGCGTACGACAGCATCGCCACCCGGGGCTCGATCCCGAAGGTGGCGGCCGTTTCTGCGGACGACAGCGCGATGTCGGCCAGTTGGTCGCTGTCCGGTTCCGGGTTGACGGCGCAGTCGCCGTACACCAGCACCCGATCGGCGAGGCACATGAAGAACACGCTGGACACCACCGAGACACCGGGGACCGTCTTGACCACCTCCAGCGCCGGCCGGATGGTGTTGGCGGTGGTGTGCCTGGCCCCGGAGACCATCCCGTCGGCCTGCCCGAGCAGCACCATCATCGTGCCGAAGTAGGAGACGTCGGTGACGGTGCCCCTGGCCTGCAGCACCGTCACCCCCTTGTGCGCGCGCAGCTCCGCGTAGCGGGTCGCGAACTGTTCGACCCGTTCCGGATCGGTCGGCGAGACGAGGTGCGCTGCAGCAAGATCCAGGCCCAGGGCTGCGGCCCGGGCGGTGATCGCCGGGGGCTCGCCGAGGATCGTCAGTTCAGCGATCCGGCGTGCCAACACTTCGTGGGCTGCCCGCAGGACCCGGTCGTCATCACCCTCCGGCAACACGATGTGTGCCGGGTGCTCCCTGGCCCGCTCCACGAGTTGCTGTTCGAACATCAACGGTGTGACCGCGCCGGTGGTGCGGTCGCCGAGCATCGTCCGCAGGATGTCCACGTCGACGTGTTCGGCGAAGACCGCCCGGGCTGCGGCAATCTTGCCGGTCGCCTCCGCGGTCAACCGACCGCGAACCTCCGCGAGCGCCGAGGCCGTCGCCATCGACCCACCGCTGCAGCTGATCAAGGGCAGCGGGACGTGCAGGCCGTCGATCAGCCTGCGGACCTGGGGACTGATCGGCAGGTCGCCGTTGAGGAACACCGCAGAGGGGGAGGGGAACGTCCGCGAGGCCGAGGCCACCAGCAGGCCGAGCAACACGTCGTCCCGGTCGGCCGGACAGACGACCCCGATGGATTCGGTCAGCCGGTCGAGCACGTGCGGCATCGTCATCGCGGCGACCATCACGCCGATCGACTCGGCATCGAGCGACACCTCGTCGCCGGTGATGACGGTGCCCTCGACCGCGGCCACCAGCTCGCGAACGGTCGGTGCCTGCAGCAGGGGGATCTCGGGGATGGCCGAACACGGCAGCGACGTCGCTGCGGTCAGTAGATCGCGCACGACACCCGGATCGTCGGTCACCCGGTTGGCGACCACCGACAGCACCCGGACATGTTGTCCGCGGGCCTCGCCGATCGACACCTCCGCCGCGGTGGCCAGATCGGCGGCCGATCGGCCGGACCCGCTGAGCACCAACACGATCGGGGCATCCAGGTTCGCGGCGATGACGGCGTTGAAGCCGAACTCGGTGGGCGTCGGGACGCCGGAGAAGTCGGAACCGACGATCACCATCGCGTCGTGCCCCTCGCAGGCCGCCCGAAAACCGTCGACGATGCGCTGCAGGGCCTGCTGCGGATCGCGGTGCACGTCGGAGTAGTGGACGCCCTCGGCGGTTCCGGCATTGCCGCCACCCGGTAGTTGCGCCAACAGCAGCTGCAGCACGTGATCGACCCCATCGCGGACCACCGGGCGGTAGACACCCACCCGACCGGCGGTCACGGCGAGCGCGTCGAGGAGCCCGAGCGCGACCGTCGACTTGCCCGATTCACCCTCCACCGAGGCGATCATCACCCGGGTGATCCGTGTCGTGTTCACCTGTCCAGCCTGCCTCACGTGGTCCTGGGACCGGCAGCCCGCAGCGACTCGGGACCGGTCGTCATCCGTTCAGCTCTGCTGCCGGGTCTCCACCAAGGACCTGATCCGCTCGCCGATCGCGAACATCTCGCCGAGCACGACGTCGCGCTCGGTCTGCTGCTCCGTCTCGGTGAAGGACGCCAGCACGGCGTAGGCCACCGAGCGTGCGGGGCCGGTCAGTACCCCGACGTCGCACCGGACGCCGGTGTCGGTGCCGGTCTTGTGGGCGAGGGTGAGGCCGCGGTCGGGATCCACGTGAGCCAGTGGGTCGAGACCGAAGGCGCCGGCCGTCATCGAGGTGTCGGCGTCGTGGGTGAGCCAGCTGAGCACCTGCCGGGAGATGGCGCGTGAGCGCACCTCCCCACGGTGCAGCCGGGCGAAGAGATCGGCCAGTTCGGCAGCTGTACCGGAGGACAGCCGCGGTGGATCGGACGGCTTGCGACTGCTGCGCACCCGGTCGTGCAGGGCGGTGTGGGTCAGCTCCAGTGTGCGGGCCCGCTCGAGCACCGACGGCAGACCGACGGTGCGCAGCAATACGTTCGTGGCGAAGTTGTCACTCACCGCGCCGACCAGCGTGGCCAGGTCACCGGGCGGGAGGGTGCGGGTGTGCAGGAACTGCAGCAGCCCCGAATCGGCGACCTCGTCGTCCGGCACCGGCGCAAGCACCTGGCTGTCGCGCAGACGACCGTCCTTGAGCCGGATCGCGACCTCGATCAACAGCAACACCTTGCCGACGGACGCGGTCGAGTGGACGCGTTCGCCGCCGTCGAACTCGAGTACGGCACCGGAATCGGCGTCGAGGACACACACACTGATCTGGGCCACGGCGATCAGCCTAATGAGCAGCGGACTCCTGGCCTCGATCGCCCACGCCGAGGGGGCAACCGGGATAGGTTGGAGGCACGGAGCGATCGCGTCCCACCGGGCGAGACGCACCGTGACGATCAGCCGGAGCGGATCGCCTGACGCACCGGGACGCGGCGAGAGCTGAACGGCAGATGCGGAGGGGTGATGGACCCGATCACCCTCACCTTCCTGGTCGTCGGCGCGATCGGCATCGCCCTGCTCGCCCTGGCCCTCGTCGTGGGTGACGTCCTGCATCTGGCACTGCACGCGGACGCGGACGGACCGTTCTCGCTGCCGGCGATCGCCGCCTTCTTCGGCAGCGCCGGATTTTTCGGGGCGATCCCGGCATCGCTGATGGCGGGCCATGTCTCCAGCGGAGTCATCGTTGCCGTTTCGACCGCGGTCGGAGTCGTGTGCGCGCTCCCGGTGGCCTTCGGTGCCGTGCGTCTGACCGCCGGACTGATGCGGATGCGTACCGATCCGACCCTCACCGAGCGCGACCTCGAGGGAACCCTCGGCGTGGTGATCTCGTCCATCCCGGCAACGGGGTTCGGCGAGGTCAGGCTCCGCATCCACGGTCAGGATCTCAAGTACTCCGCCCGGGCTGCCCAGGCCCTCGTCGCCGGAACCCCGGTGTTCGTCACCACTGCCCTGTCACCCACGTCGGTCGAGGTCGTCTCCACGGCGCCCGAGGTCTGACACCGATAGCTCACCGAAAGCGGAAACCGATGTCGCCCATCCTGTACTCCATCATCGGGGCGGTCGTCCTGATCGTCCTGGTGGTCCTGCTCATCCTGTCCCGGATCAAGGTCGCAGGCCCGAACCAGGCGTTCCTGGTGACCGGCCGACGCGGTCGGTCGGTGACCGCGCAGGACGGCAGCATCTCCACCGACTCCTCGGGCCAGAAGGTGGTGCTGGGAGCGAGTGTGTTCGTGCTGCCCATCGTGCAGAAGCTGCACACGATCGACCTGTCGAGCCGGCGGATCCCGGTCGGCATCCGCGGCGCCATCTCCAAACAGGGCGTCAAGTGCGACCTGGAGGGGGTGGCGATCGTGAAGGTCGGTGGCAGTGAGTCGTCCATTCGCGCTGCGGCCCAACGTTTCCTGAACCAGCAGCAGGGCATCGACGTCTTCACCTCGGAAGTCCTCAGCGGTGCGCTCCGCTCGATCGTCGGCCGGCTGACGATCGAGGAGATCATCAGGGACAGAACAGCTTTCGCCTCTGCGGTGGCGGAGGAGGCCGAGAGCGCGTTGACCGGCCAGGGTCTCGTGCTGGACACCTTCCAGTTGCAGGACATCCAGGCGGAGGGCAGCTACCTGCAGGACCTCGGTCGGCCGGAGGCCGCCAGGGTGATCCGGGACGCGGCGATCGCCGAGGCCAAGGCCCGGCAGAGCGCGGAGCAGGAGCGGCTGCTCGCCGAGGAGGCGATCGCCATCTCGCAGCGGCAGTTCGAGTTGCGGCAGGCGGAGATCAGCGCCCAGATCGATGCGGCGAAGGCGGAAGCGGCCGCCGCCGGACCGCTGTCGCAGGCTTCGCAGGACCAGCTCATCCTCGAGCAGCAGGAGAAGGTCGCCCAGCGCACAGCAACCCTGAAGGAACGTCAGTTGGACACCGAGGTGCGCAAGCCCGCCGACGCCGAGCGCTACCGCATCGAGCAGCAGGCAGAGGCCAGCAAGAACGCGGCGATCTTCAAGGCCGAGGCCGACCGGCAGGCGACGGTCGCGAACGCCGGCGCCCAGGCCGAGCAGGCCAGGCTCTCCGGTGAGGGCGAGCGCTCCCGTCGTCAGGCGCTGGCCGAGGCCGAGGCGATCGAGGGTGCCAAGCGCGGTGAGGCCGAGAAGCTCCGACGATCCGCCATCGCCGACGCCGTCGAACGCGAGGGTCACGCCGAAGCGAGCGCCATCCTGGCGAAGGGTCAGGCAGAGGCCGAGGCGATGGAGAAGCGCTCGCAGGCGTTCGCCGGCTACGGCGAGGCAGCAATCCTCGACCTGCTGGTCCGGGTGCTCCCCGACGTCGTAGCATCCGCTTCGGCCCCGTTGGCCGCGGTGGAGAGGATGACGGTCATCTCGGCCGACGGTCCTGCCGCACTCGGCAAGTCGGTGGCTTCCAACGTCGCCCAGGGTCTGCAGTTGTCGAAGGACCTGACCGGCCTGGACATCACGGCGTTGCTGGGTCGACTCGGCGGCGGCGACAAGAGGGACGGTGACATGAAGGACGGTGACGTGAAGGACGGCTCGAAGCAGCCCGGTGCCCAGAAGCAGGAGCGGGCCGGGATCGCCATCGCCGACGCGGGCACCTCGGAGAAGGTCTGACCCGCTAGCCGGCCGGCTCGATCGTCCTGCTCATGACGCAGTTGCCCTTTCCCTTGGGGCGCAGGTAGTCGAAGCCGAGGCGCTCGTACATGGAGCGGGTCGCGTTGTAGAGGAACGAGGACGACGTCTTCTTGCCGTCAGGGACGTCGTGCGGGTACGACTCGACCAGTCCGCCGCCCTGCGCGGCGATCAGGGCCATGGCACCCCGAACCGCCGCCGCAGCGACACCGCGGCGGCGGTGATCCCTGTCCACGAACAGACAGGTGATCCGGAAATCCGGTTGCTGCTGCGTGGTCTTCTCCCACTCCTTGCGGTGGTGGATGTTCCGGAGCTCCTCGACCGGGCCGAACTCGGCCCAGGCGATCGCTGTGCCCGGCTCGGCGTCGTCGAACACCAGCGCTGCGTGTGCCCGGCCGGCGAGCACGAGAGCGTGCTTGAACTCCCGATTGCCGAGCACCCTGCGTTCCGGGGGATCGGGGTACTGGTGGAACCAGGTGCACCAGCAGCCACCCCAGACCCCGTTGTGCCGCTCGGCGAGCGCCGCGAACGCGTCCCAGGTGTCCGGGCCCAGCGGTTCGATCCGGTAGTCGTCCACCCGCAGTGTCGTCATCGGCGAACCGTACGGCCGATCACGGACGAATGTCGTCCGGGTCCGGGTCCGGTGTGCCCCCGGTACTGGACATCGAACAGCTCCCCGAGGTCGAGACCTCGAGGAGCTGTCGGTCGTGCCGGGTCGCGCTGGTCGGGTCAGCTCGCGGACTGCAGCGCCTTGACCTCGGCGCGCGCGTCGACGATCTCGCTGTGCTGACGCTGCAGCACGGTACGGAATCCGTCGGACAGATCGGTGTCGGCCAGTGCCTTCTCGTACTCCGAGACGGTGTGGTCCTCACCCGTGACGGCTGCACCGAGTACGCCCGAGGGGTCGTCGCCGGTGAGCGCGTCCTTGAGGGAGAGCCAACCGCGGTGCAGGGTGCCGAGCACCGAACCGCTCTCGTCCACGTCATCGCCGTACTCGTGGCCCAGGCCGACGATCTCCTGGGTGAACTGCGTTCGCTGCCGCTGCAGGCGCGTCATGGTGGCAGCCCATTCGGGACGGTCGCTGTCGGCCAACTTCTCGGCGGAAGCGGCGAAGCCCTTCTGACCGTCCTTCAGGGTCTCGACGAGGTCCTTGGCGACCTTGGCATCAGAACTCACGGGGTGTTCCTCCTCTACGCCGACCGCCGGAGTGCGGTCCGCATGCGGGGGTTCGGTACCCGCGGACCCGCTCGCCCAACCGATGGGTGCACGTGCGCAGGCTCACCGGCCGGGAGAGCGGTGGACCTGCCGCACCGGGGTTGTCCGTCGGTGTCGAAGGGCATGGTGACGGCATGACAGAACAGAACCACCCCGCAGCCGACGAGAACGACAACAGCGGTACTGAGCCCGAGATGCTCGGTGCCGCCGAGCCCACCGAGGACGCGGCCCTGGAGAAGGACCCGTCCGACTGGGTGAGCGGTGACGACCCCATCACCGAGGCGCAGAAGAGCTACCTCGACACCCTCGCCCGCCAGGCCGGCGAGGAACTGCCTGCCGACCTGACGAAGGCAGAGGCGTCGCAGCACATCGAGAGGCTGCGGGCAGCGACCGGAAAGCAGTGACTGATCGCCGAGCATCGCGCGGACAGGGCCTGCGGACGAGCATGGTCTGAGCTCCGCGGCCGGCAGGATCGAATCGGGGAGGGGATCATCGGTCGGAGGTTCTGGCCGGCGCTGATGCAGCCGACGACGAGGCGATCTCGCTGAGCGCCAGAGCACCGATGATGTCGGCGTTCGCCTCCAGCGTGCTGGCGCGCAGGTCGACGGCTGCGGCTGCGCTCGGTACGGCACAGCGGTCCAGCGCTGCCCGCATCGGTCCGAGAACCACGTCGGCGACCCGGGAGAGCTGACCGCCGAGCACGACCACCTCGGGGTTGATGAGGTTGACCAGGCCCGCAACCGCCATCCCCAGGTAGCGGCCGGCATCCTCGATGACCCGATGACAGGCGGCGTCGCCCCTGCCAACCCTGGTGACGACGTCCCGCAGGGTCAGAGTTCCGTGGGTACGCACCAGTGCGTCCTGGAATGCGCGAGAGCCGACGTAGGTCTCCAGGCATCCCCGATTGCCGCAGCGACAGACAGGTCCGCGCTCGTCGATCGTCAGATGCCCGATCTCGCCGGCCGTTCCAGCGCTCCCGCGGAACAGCTCGCCGCCGATGATCAGGCCCGCTCCCACCCCGTGCGAGATCTTCAGGTAGACGCCGGTCTCCACCCCCTGCAGCGCGCCGAGCTTGAGTTCGCCGACGGCCGCGAGGTTTGCCGTGTTCTCGACCAACACCGGTGCGCCGAGCAGGGTGCGCATCTCCCGGCCGACGTCGACCCCCGACCATCCGGGGAGGATGTCGTCGGCACCTACTCGGCCGGTAGCGGAGTTGATCGGCGCCGGGACACCGATGGTCAGGGCGCTGATGTCTGCTCGGGTCATGCCAGCGGTGTCGATGAGATCCAGCAGGAGCTCGGCGGCTCGCTCCATGCCCTCGTCTGCACGATGTTCCGGAGGCAGCGGCATCCGGTGACTTCCGGTCAGCTCGCGGGGACCGGTGCCGATGGCCACCCGGACGTCCCGATCGCCGAAGGCGATCCCCGCGAGCAGTTCCCGGGCGCGGGGGAGGCTCACCAGCACTGCACGACGCCCGTTGCGGATGCTGGGCTCGAGCACGACCGCGTCGGCGGCGTCTAGGTCCTTGACCAGGTTGGAGACGGTCGCGGGGCTGAGCCCCGTGGTGCCGGCGATCTCGACCTGGGTCATGGCGCCGTGGGTCTGCAGAGCCTGCACAACCCGGAGGCGGTTCGACTCGCGCAGCCCGGACTGCGACCCCGGGGCCGAGGCCGATGAGTTCACTTCTCGAATATACCGCGTAACCTGCCGCATACGCGGCAGGCATCGAATCCGTATTGAGTTCAATCCTTGACTTCAAGGGTTGGAGGCATGTTGTATCTCTGGATAGCCCCGTTCGGGCGTTGACCAAAGGAGCTCACATGTCCATCCGTTTCGTTCGACTGACGGCGGCCGTCGCCATCGGTCTGGGCCTCGTCGGTCTGGCCGGCTGCGGCAGCGACACCAATACGACCTCACCGGCCGGCACCGGGTCGGCAGTGACCGGTTCCAGTGCTCCGGCGACCGGTTCCAGTGCTCCGGCGACCGGTTCCAGTGCTCCGGCGACCGGTTCCAGTGACGCGCCCACCAACTCCAGTGGCGGCGGCGCCGTCAGCGGCAAGAAGATCGCACTGCTGCTGCCGGAGTCCAAGACGGCCCGCTACGAGGCCTTCGACCGTCCGCTGTTCGAAGCCGACATCAAGGCCAAGTGCGGCGACTGCGAGGTGCTGTACTCCAACGCCGATCAGGATGCCGCCAAGCAACAGCAGCAGGCCGAAGCAGCGCTCACCCAGGGCGCCGACGTGCTGGTGCTCGACCCCGTCGACGGAACCGCAGCCGCGTCGGTGGTTGCTGCGTCGAAGGCGAAGGGTGTGCCGGTCGTGGCCTACGACCGCTTCATCGCCGGAGCCGACTTCTACGTGTCGTTCGACAACGAGACTGTCGGAAAGCTGCAGGCGCAGACCCTGGTCGATCTGCTCAAAGCGGGTGGCAAGACCGCCGGCAGCATCGTGATGGTCAACGGATCGCCGACCGATCCGAACGCGGCGTCGTTCAAGAAGGGCGCGCACGGCGTGCTCGACGGCAGCGGCTACACGATCGCGGCCGAGTACGACACCCCTGACTGGAGCCCGGACAAGGCGCAGACGTGGATGGACGGCCAGGTGATCAAGGTCAAGGCGGACCTCGTCGGCGTCTACGCGGCGAACGACGGCACTGCGAGCGGCGTCATCGCCTCCCTGCGGGCCGGCGGCGTCAATCCGGTGCCGCCAGTCACCGGTCAGGACGCCGAACTACCAGCGATCCAGCGGATCCTCACCGGGGACCAGGCAATGACCGTCTACAAGCCGATCAAGCCCGAGGCCGCGGCGGCCGCCGATGCGGCGCTCGCGCTGGCCGGCGATTCGAAGCCGACGTCCACGACCGACACCGAGGGTGTTCCGTCGACGATCCTTGACCCGATCGCGGTGACCAAGGACAAGATCAAGGACACCGTGGTGAAGGACGGCTTCTACACCGCGGCCCAGATCTGCACCGGTGCAGCCGCTGCCGCCTGCACGGCCGCCGGCATCGGCTGAGCTCCACTCCGTCACGACCAGAGGACACCGATGAGCGTCACCATCTCTCCACCGGGAGAACCTGTCCTGCGCCTGCAGGGAGTCTCCAAACGATTCGGGGCGGTCCAAGCCCTGCACCACGTCGATTTCGACGTCCGCCCCGGAGAGGTGGTGGCGCTCGTCGGTGACAACGGTGCCGGCAAGTCCACCCTGGTCAAGACCGTCGCCGGGGTCTACAGCCCGGACGAGGGACTGTTCGAGTTCGACGGTGCAGCCGTCGACGTCGCCAGCCCGGTCGACGCCCAGGCCCTCGGGATTGCCACCGTTTTCCAGGACCTCGCCCTGTGCGACAACCTGGATGTCGTGGCGAACCTGTTCCTCGGTCAGGAGCGACTGCGCGGGTCGACGCTCGACGAGGTGACGATGGAAAGGGAATCCTGGCGGCTGCTGCGCCAACTGAGCGCGAAGATCCCCTCTGTACGCATTCCGGTCGCCAGCCTGTCCGGTGGCCAGCGGCAGACGGTGGCGATCGCACGATCGCTGCTGGGCGATCCGAAGGTGGTGATGTTGGACGAGCCGACCGCAGCACTCGGGGTCGCCCAGACCGCAGAGGTGCTCAACCTCGTCGAACGGCTCAGGGAGAACGGTCACGGGGTGATCCTGATCAGCCACAACATGTCCGACGTGATGGCGGTCGCCGACCGGGTCACGGTGCTGCGACTCGGCCGGAACAACGGCACGTTCACCGTGGCCGACACCAACAGCCAGGAGATCATCGCCGCCATCACCGGCGCGACGAACAACGCCGCATCAGCCCGGGCGGCCCGCAAGGACATCAAGGAGCACGACGCGTGAGCACATCCTTCGACGACACGGCCGGCGGCGGTAAACTCCCCGGGCTTCCCGCCGACCTGCAGGACGAGAGACTCATCGCCAGCAAGGGACTCAGCGGGTGGGCCTCGGTGATGGTGTCCCGGATGCGCACGGGTGATCTCGGTTCGCTTCCTGTCGTCATCGGGCTGGTGGTGATCTGGGCCGTGTTCGCAAGCCTCGATCCGCTGTTCCTCTCCAGCGCCAACCTCGTCAACCTCACCCTGCAGAGCGCAGCCACCGGCACCATCGCGCTGGGCATCGTGCTGGTGCTGCTGCTGGGCGAGATCGATCTGTCGGTCGGTTCGGTGAGCGGTGTTTCTGCAGCGGTTCTTGCCGTGACCTACATCCAGCTGGAGTGGCCCTGGTACCTCGCGGTGCCGGCCGCCCTGGTCACCGGGTTGGTCATCGGTCTGGTCTACGGGGCGATGTTCATCCGGTTCGGGGTCCCCAGCTTCGTGATCACGCTTGCCGGTCTGCTCGCCTTCATGGGACTGCAGTTGTTCATCCTCGGAGATGCCGGATCGATCGCATTCCCGTTCGACTCGAAGATCGTCAAGTTCGCCCAACAGACGTTCTTGCCGGAGCCGGTCGCCTACGTGTTGGTGGTCCTGGTCGTCGGGTTGTTCCTGGCCTCGAGGTTCGCCACCAACAAGCAGCGGTCCGCTGCAGGCCTGTCCACGACGCCGGTGGCGATCCAGACGGTTCGCGCCGGTGTGCTGGCCGTGCTCCTGCTCATCGCGGTCTACATCCTCAACGAGGACCGCGGTGTGTCGGTGATGTTCCTGGTCTTCCTGTTGCTCGTGGTCATCGTGGACCTGGCCGTTCGCCGCACCCGGTGGGGGCGCTCCATCATGGCCGTCGGCGGCAACGTCGAGGCGGCTCGCCGGGCGGGGATCAAGGTCAAGCGGGTCTACCTGAGCGTCTTTGCCGTCTGTTCGACGCTCGCGGCCCTCGGTGGCATCTTCGCCGCGGCGCGATTGGCTGCGGCGAACCAGTCGACGGGCGCCGTTGACGTCAACCTGAACGCGATCGCTGCAGCGGTCATCGGCGGCACGAGCCTGTTCGGTGGGCGTGGGTCTGCCTACTCGGCGCTGCTCGGGATCCTGGTGATCCAGTCGATCACCAACGGCCTCGGGCTGCTCAACCTCGACTCGCCGGTGCAGTACATGGTCACCGGAGGGGTACTCCTGCTGGCCGTCATCATCGATTCACTCAGCCGCCGCAGCAGGTCCGCACACGGCCGTGCTTGACGCCCGCCCGCTCGGCACGCCCGCTCAGGCGGGCCGGCCGGCGTCGGGATCGGTGTCGGTGACCCCGGGCTGGACGGCGGCTGGGCCGCCCGCGTCCCGGTTGTCACTCCACGAGCGGTAGAGCCGGCGCACCGTCACACAGAGGATCAGCCAGGCGCTGCCGCTGACCCAGCCGGCCAGCACG from Nakamurella sp. A5-74 harbors:
- a CDS encoding acetate kinase — protein: MTDDFAAVLVINAGSSSLKYQLVQPVSGIVRGSGLIERIGGPVSELRHTGPGGTTRSESRIPDATAAFAAMVDGFAAHGPDLAKQPPIAVGHRVVHGGTRFSAATLVDAGVRTEIEQLVPLAPLHQPANLAGIDAAAALFPDLPQVAVFDTAFHGTIPPAAHTYAVPQQWREEYAVRRYGFHGTSHRWASGRAAALLGRADARMVVLHLGNGASACAVDSGRSVETSMGLTPLEGLVMGSRSGDIDPAIAGHLARVAGLSAEQIDTALNQQSGLRGLVGDNDFRELQDRVDAGDPVAQLAFDVVVHRLVKYVGAYAATLGRLDAVVFTGGIGENSAALRTAVVEKLALFGAVLDPTRDAGRGERIVSSPTSRLTVLVVPTDEERQIAMECVQL
- the pta gene encoding phosphate acetyltransferase, producing MNTTRITRVMIASVEGESGKSTVALGLLDALAVTAGRVGVYRPVVRDGVDHVLQLLLAQLPGGGNAGTAEGVHYSDVHRDPQQALQRIVDGFRAACEGHDAMVIVGSDFSGVPTPTEFGFNAVIAANLDAPIVLVLSGSGRSAADLATAAEVSIGEARGQHVRVLSVVANRVTDDPGVVRDLLTAATSLPCSAIPEIPLLQAPTVRELVAAVEGTVITGDEVSLDAESIGVMVAAMTMPHVLDRLTESIGVVCPADRDDVLLGLLVASASRTFPSPSAVFLNGDLPISPQVRRLIDGLHVPLPLISCSGGSMATASALAEVRGRLTAEATGKIAAARAVFAEHVDVDILRTMLGDRTTGAVTPLMFEQQLVERAREHPAHIVLPEGDDDRVLRAAHEVLARRIAELTILGEPPAITARAAALGLDLAAAHLVSPTDPERVEQFATRYAELRAHKGVTVLQARGTVTDVSYFGTMMVLLGQADGMVSGARHTTANTIRPALEVVKTVPGVSVVSSVFFMCLADRVLVYGDCAVNPEPDSDQLADIALSSAETAATFGIEPRVAMLSYATGSSGSGAEVDKVRVATDLVRARRPGLLVEGPIQYDAAVDPEIGASKVGADNPVAGRATVLIFPDLNTGNNTYKAVQRSAGAVAIGPVLQGLRRPINDLSRGATVRDIVNTVAITAVQGAAGKIAETSR
- a CDS encoding serine hydrolase is translated as MAQISVCVLDADSGAVLEFDGGERVHSTASVGKVLLLIEVAIRLKDGRLRDSQVLAPVPDDEVADSGLLQFLHTRTLPPGDLATLVGAVSDNFATNVLLRTVGLPSVLERARTLELTHTALHDRVRSSRKPSDPPRLSSGTAAELADLFARLHRGEVRSRAISRQVLSWLTHDADTSMTAGAFGLDPLAHVDPDRGLTLAHKTGTDTGVRCDVGVLTGPARSVAYAVLASFTETEQQTERDVVLGEMFAIGERIRSLVETRQQS
- a CDS encoding SPFH domain-containing protein, whose protein sequence is MSPILYSIIGAVVLIVLVVLLILSRIKVAGPNQAFLVTGRRGRSVTAQDGSISTDSSGQKVVLGASVFVLPIVQKLHTIDLSSRRIPVGIRGAISKQGVKCDLEGVAIVKVGGSESSIRAAAQRFLNQQQGIDVFTSEVLSGALRSIVGRLTIEEIIRDRTAFASAVAEEAESALTGQGLVLDTFQLQDIQAEGSYLQDLGRPEAARVIRDAAIAEAKARQSAEQERLLAEEAIAISQRQFELRQAEISAQIDAAKAEAAAAGPLSQASQDQLILEQQEKVAQRTATLKERQLDTEVRKPADAERYRIEQQAEASKNAAIFKAEADRQATVANAGAQAEQARLSGEGERSRRQALAEAEAIEGAKRGEAEKLRRSAIADAVEREGHAEASAILAKGQAEAEAMEKRSQAFAGYGEAAILDLLVRVLPDVVASASAPLAAVERMTVISADGPAALGKSVASNVAQGLQLSKDLTGLDITALLGRLGGGDKRDGDMKDGDVKDGSKQPGAQKQERAGIAIADAGTSEKV
- a CDS encoding GNAT family N-acetyltransferase, which translates into the protein MTTLRVDDYRIEPLGPDTWDAFAALAERHNGVWGGCWCTWFHQYPDPPERRVLGNREFKHALVLAGRAHAALVFDDAEPGTAIAWAEFGPVEELRNIHHRKEWEKTTQQQPDFRITCLFVDRDHRRRGVAAAAVRGAMALIAAQGGGLVESYPHDVPDGKKTSSSFLYNATRSMYERLGFDYLRPKGKGNCVMSRTIEPAG
- a CDS encoding PA2169 family four-helix-bundle protein, which codes for MSSDAKVAKDLVETLKDGQKGFAASAEKLADSDRPEWAATMTRLQRQRTQFTQEIVGLGHEYGDDVDESGSVLGTLHRGWLSLKDALTGDDPSGVLGAAVTGEDHTVSEYEKALADTDLSDGFRTVLQRQHSEIVDARAEVKALQSAS
- a CDS encoding DUF3072 domain-containing protein, whose protein sequence is MTEQNHPAADENDNSGTEPEMLGAAEPTEDAALEKDPSDWVSGDDPITEAQKSYLDTLARQAGEELPADLTKAEASQHIERLRAATGKQ
- a CDS encoding ROK family transcriptional regulator, whose amino-acid sequence is MNSSASAPGSQSGLRESNRLRVVQALQTHGAMTQVEIAGTTGLSPATVSNLVKDLDAADAVVLEPSIRNGRRAVLVSLPRARELLAGIAFGDRDVRVAIGTGPRELTGSHRMPLPPEHRADEGMERAAELLLDLIDTAGMTRADISALTIGVPAPINSATGRVGADDILPGWSGVDVGREMRTLLGAPVLVENTANLAAVGELKLGALQGVETGVYLKISHGVGAGLIIGGELFRGSAGTAGEIGHLTIDERGPVCRCGNRGCLETYVGSRAFQDALVRTHGTLTLRDVVTRVGRGDAACHRVIEDAGRYLGMAVAGLVNLINPEVVVLGGQLSRVADVVLGPMRAALDRCAVPSAAAAVDLRASTLEANADIIGALALSEIASSSAASAPARTSDR